A DNA window from Thermodesulfovibrionales bacterium contains the following coding sequences:
- a CDS encoding uroporphyrinogen decarboxylase family protein, which translates to MSGNTLTPRERILKFLKGEKVDRPPIFSGMGNVIKPVLDKYGIVFSRVHRDPELMAKAAAGMYREFGYECAVVPFDLGVEAEALGAKMNFYDDVEGLLYPTIKEKCVKEVEDVQVPEDLENAGRIPVVTGAIKALRRELGKEVAIGAYVLGPFTLAGQVKELDALFEESFLEPEKTDRLLAKLSEFIVRVFKIYRDAGADYFTLREMGGTSDVMSPKSFKSLIKPHLVRILSEMPRPSILHICGDTNAIVADMAECGADAVSVDQKNCMAETRQKLGPKAMILGNFDPIKVLHKGDVKDVGPAVLESLKGGASAVWPGCDLWPEVPKENMEALMTALKAA; encoded by the coding sequence ATGTCAGGAAACACGTTGACGCCAAGGGAGAGGATATTAAAGTTCTTGAAGGGGGAAAAAGTTGACCGTCCCCCGATTTTCAGCGGAATGGGAAACGTCATAAAGCCCGTACTCGACAAATACGGGATTGTCTTCTCCAGGGTGCATAGAGACCCTGAGTTGATGGCAAAAGCGGCTGCAGGTATGTATCGGGAGTTCGGCTACGAATGTGCTGTCGTCCCCTTTGACCTCGGGGTTGAGGCTGAGGCACTTGGCGCGAAGATGAATTTCTATGATGACGTCGAGGGGCTTCTCTACCCGACCATAAAAGAAAAATGCGTGAAAGAGGTCGAGGATGTGCAAGTCCCTGAAGACCTCGAAAACGCGGGCAGAATCCCTGTCGTGACAGGGGCGATAAAGGCGCTGCGCAGGGAATTGGGCAAGGAGGTGGCGATCGGTGCCTATGTCCTCGGCCCCTTCACCCTTGCCGGTCAGGTGAAAGAACTCGATGCGCTATTTGAGGAGTCTTTCCTCGAGCCGGAGAAGACCGACCGGTTGCTGGCGAAACTTTCGGAATTCATCGTCAGGGTCTTCAAGATTTACCGGGATGCGGGGGCGGACTATTTCACCCTCCGTGAGATGGGCGGGACCTCGGACGTCATGAGTCCCAAGAGTTTCAAGAGTCTCATTAAACCACACCTTGTCAGGATCCTCTCTGAAATGCCCCGTCCGAGCATATTGCATATCTGCGGCGATACAAACGCGATTGTAGCGGACATGGCGGAATGCGGGGCTGACGCCGTGAGCGTCGACCAGAAAAACTGCATGGCCGAGACGAGGCAGAAACTCGGGCCAAAGGCCATGATCCTCGGCAACTTCGATCCGATAAAGGTCCTCCATAAGGGCGATGTTAAGGATGTCGGCCCTGCGGTTCTCGAATCCCTGAAGGGGGGAGCGAGCGCCGTATGGCCGGGCTGCGATCTCTGGCCTGAAGTGCCGAAAGAGAATATGGAAGCGCTCATGACGGCCTTGAAGGCTGCGTGA
- a CDS encoding response regulator transcription factor, with product MNIKVLLADDHKIVRDGLRTLLENHPEITVVGEAEDGRETVQLAQKLAPAVVIMDIAMPDLNGIEATRQIISEHPHIKVVALSMHSDRRFVSEMLKAGASAYLLKDCAFEELVNAILTVMKNKIYLSPAIAGVVIENYIRNAPKSEPSVFSLLSDREREVLQLMAEGKATKEIASHLHVSIKTVETHRMNIMTKLDIHSVAELTKYAIREGLTSL from the coding sequence GTGAACATAAAGGTCCTTTTGGCGGATGATCATAAGATCGTGCGTGACGGTTTACGCACGCTCCTCGAAAATCATCCTGAGATTACCGTGGTCGGTGAGGCCGAGGATGGAAGGGAAACAGTGCAGCTTGCACAGAAACTGGCCCCCGCCGTGGTTATCATGGACATCGCGATGCCCGACCTGAACGGCATTGAAGCGACGCGCCAGATTATCTCAGAGCACCCGCATATTAAGGTGGTCGCGCTCTCGATGCACTCGGACAGACGGTTTGTGTCTGAGATGCTCAAGGCCGGGGCGTCGGCCTATCTCCTCAAGGACTGCGCCTTCGAGGAATTGGTGAACGCCATCCTCACGGTGATGAAGAACAAGATCTACCTCAGTCCCGCCATAGCGGGCGTCGTTATCGAAAATTACATCCGGAACGCACCGAAATCAGAGCCGTCGGTTTTTTCCCTCCTGTCGGACCGGGAACGGGAGGTGCTCCAGCTCATGGCCGAAGGCAAGGCGACAAAGGAGATAGCCTCGCACCTCCACGTGAGCATCAAGACCGTCGAGACGCACCGCATGAATATCATGACGAAGCTCGATATCCACAGTGTGGCAGAACTGACGAAGTATGCCATACGAGAAGGTCTCACTTCCCTCTGA